One genomic segment of [Phormidium] sp. ETS-05 includes these proteins:
- a CDS encoding ADP-ribosylglycohydrolase family protein: MQEIELYRGCLLGLAVGDAVGTTLEFKAPGTFTPIEDMVGGGPFGLKRGQWTDDTSMALCLAESLINRKGFDPVHQLETYCRWWREGHLSSTGRCFDIGITTANALRDFEQTGEPYRTDLDPRTAGNGSIMRLGPVPLFYARNPQEAIEKAGDSSRTTHPVAVAVDACRYLAGLIVGAVRGASKEELLSPGYCPILGYWQEHPLAPEIMEIALGSFKDREPPQIKGSGYVVKSLEAALWAFYKSGSFAEGCLLAVNLGDDADTTGAVYGQLAGAFYGEAAIPKEWRDRLAYKDLIISLAQQLFLGG; this comes from the coding sequence ATGCAGGAAATCGAGCTATATCGCGGATGTTTGCTCGGATTGGCGGTGGGTGATGCTGTGGGGACAACCCTAGAATTCAAAGCACCAGGGACTTTTACTCCCATAGAAGATATGGTGGGTGGCGGTCCGTTTGGACTGAAACGGGGGCAGTGGACTGATGATACTTCAATGGCTCTTTGTCTAGCAGAAAGTTTGATTAATAGAAAAGGGTTTGACCCTGTGCATCAACTGGAAACTTACTGTCGGTGGTGGCGGGAAGGACATTTGAGCAGTACGGGACGCTGTTTTGATATTGGCATTACTACTGCTAATGCGCTGCGGGATTTTGAGCAGACCGGGGAACCATACCGCACTGACCTGGACCCCCGGACGGCGGGGAATGGTTCGATTATGCGGTTGGGGCCAGTACCGTTATTTTATGCGCGAAATCCACAGGAGGCAATAGAAAAAGCGGGGGATAGTTCCCGGACGACTCACCCAGTGGCGGTGGCGGTAGATGCTTGTCGGTATTTGGCGGGTTTAATTGTGGGAGCGGTTCGGGGAGCGAGTAAGGAGGAACTGCTGTCACCGGGTTATTGTCCAATTTTGGGATATTGGCAAGAGCATCCTTTGGCGCCGGAAATTATGGAGATTGCGCTTGGGTCGTTTAAAGACCGAGAACCGCCGCAAATTAAGGGGAGCGGTTATGTGGTGAAGTCTCTGGAGGCGGCTTTATGGGCTTTTTATAAGAGTGGTTCTTTTGCCGAAGGGTGTTTGTTGGCGGTGAATTTGGGGGATGATGCGGATACGACGGGGGCGGTTTATGGGCAGTTGGCGGGGGCTTTTTACGGGGAGGCGGCGATACCTAAAGAGTGGCGCGATCGGCTCGCTTACAAAGACTTAATTATCTCCTTAGCCCAGCAGTTATTTTTGGGTGGTTAA
- a CDS encoding cell division protein FtsQ/DivIB, which produces MGRIAPVSKSELAQRRRLLLRRRRRVAAIGLWQLLAPVAMAAGLAWATTLPGWVIRRPEQVAISGNEFLSPQAVRSMLPLEYPQFLLQVRPKLVAQQLESMGPLTKAKVIRQLFPPGLSVEVEERYPVAVAEIPGTTKEATGGEKGRTAELGFLDSLGVWTPQERYTSLVGIGALPTLKVIGNPVNYRPYWPVLYSAISRSSVRVYEIDWRDVANVILKSDIGTVHLGASIDRFPRQIAALERMKELPKQVNPTQIVYIDLKNPDAPTLQMTNAQKKQPKQ; this is translated from the coding sequence ATGGGTCGGATCGCACCAGTATCCAAGTCCGAATTAGCGCAACGGCGGCGCTTGCTTCTCCGGCGGCGGCGGCGGGTAGCGGCGATCGGACTGTGGCAGTTGCTCGCTCCAGTGGCAATGGCTGCTGGACTAGCCTGGGCAACCACTTTACCCGGATGGGTGATTCGCCGTCCGGAGCAAGTGGCCATATCTGGCAATGAATTTCTCTCCCCCCAGGCAGTCAGGTCGATGTTGCCTTTGGAATACCCCCAATTTCTGCTGCAAGTGCGCCCAAAATTGGTGGCACAACAGCTAGAATCGATGGGTCCACTGACCAAAGCCAAGGTAATACGGCAGCTATTTCCGCCCGGTCTGAGTGTGGAAGTAGAAGAGAGATACCCGGTGGCGGTGGCCGAAATCCCCGGCACCACTAAAGAGGCGACGGGAGGAGAGAAGGGGAGAACGGCGGAGCTAGGGTTTCTGGACTCCCTTGGGGTGTGGACTCCCCAAGAGCGCTACACTTCCCTGGTTGGTATAGGGGCGCTCCCCACCCTGAAGGTGATTGGCAACCCGGTTAATTATCGGCCTTACTGGCCTGTTCTCTATAGTGCTATCAGTAGGAGTTCTGTCCGGGTATATGAGATTGATTGGCGTGATGTAGCCAATGTCATCTTGAAAAGTGACATCGGCACGGTTCATTTGGGCGCCTCGATCGATCGCTTCCCCCGCCAGATCGCGGCCCTGGAGCGGATGAAGGAATTGCCCAAACAAGTCAATCCCACCCAAATTGTTTATATTGACCTGAAAAACCCCGACGCTCCCACCCTGCAAATGACTAATGCTCAGAAAAAACAGCCAAAACAGTAG
- a CDS encoding bifunctional hydroxymethylpyrimidine kinase/phosphomethylpyrimidine kinase — protein MTGVAAQNTLRVTRVDALSPEAVTAQMEAVVKDMGMVLNGDMMAGVAAQVATLGLPNLVVG, from the coding sequence GTGACTGGTGTTGCCGCCCAAAATACTTTGAGGGTGACGCGGGTAGATGCTCTGTCCCCAGAAGCGGTGACAGCACAGATGGAGGCGGTTGTCAAGGATATGGGAATGGTGTTGAATGGCGATATGATGGCAGGGGTGGCCGCTCAGGTGGCAACTTTGGGTTTACCGAATTTGGTGGTGGGGTGA
- a CDS encoding AAA family ATPase yields the protein MKLDLLRFFKACNPSKTIDMAHEQERKYYIDFASVRGSDIIRELRRTIELLSRDEPTCQLFTGHIGCGKSTELLRLKDELEKKGFHIVYFESSQELDMADVDISEILLAIARQVSESLEKIKPGAIQPRGFRALLQGAAEILATPIQIEGSAALPGIGTISATTEGEIGFSLPGGIGSITAKTKDSPKLRHQLRQYLEPRTNNILEAINNELLAPATALLQSLGKTGLVVIVDNLDRVDSVRKPTGRTQPEYLFVDRGDQLRKLSCHVVYTIPLGLIFSNDFSRLVNRFGVKPKVLPMVPVQQRQLVKNPSVNNDFEPGLNLLRQMVLARAFPEVAPSDRLPLIPLVFDAPETLDRLCRISGGHVRNLLGLLYSCLQQEDPPFSRQTLENTIKEYRDDLVAAITEDEWELLFQALEQKTVHGDEDYQTLLRSMFLFEYRDDQGRWYWINPALAEAARFQSWLSS from the coding sequence ATGAAACTGGACTTACTGAGATTTTTTAAAGCCTGCAACCCAAGCAAAACGATCGATATGGCTCACGAGCAAGAGCGAAAATACTACATCGATTTTGCCTCGGTGCGAGGTAGTGACATCATCCGGGAGCTGCGACGCACGATCGAACTACTCTCCCGAGACGAGCCCACCTGCCAGCTATTCACCGGTCATATCGGCTGCGGCAAATCCACAGAATTGCTCCGGCTCAAAGACGAGCTGGAAAAAAAGGGATTTCACATCGTCTATTTTGAATCTTCCCAAGAACTAGATATGGCCGATGTGGATATCAGCGAAATCCTCCTGGCGATCGCCCGCCAAGTCAGCGAAAGCCTAGAAAAAATCAAACCGGGCGCCATCCAACCCCGAGGTTTCCGCGCCCTCCTCCAAGGAGCCGCCGAAATCCTCGCTACCCCTATCCAAATCGAAGGCTCAGCCGCCCTCCCCGGTATCGGCACCATCTCCGCCACCACCGAAGGAGAAATCGGCTTTTCCCTACCAGGGGGCATAGGCAGCATTACCGCCAAAACCAAAGATAGCCCCAAACTTCGCCACCAACTGCGGCAGTACCTAGAACCCCGCACCAACAACATCCTCGAAGCTATCAACAACGAACTACTCGCCCCCGCCACCGCACTGCTCCAGTCTCTGGGCAAAACCGGACTGGTGGTAATTGTGGACAACTTAGACCGAGTTGATAGCGTGCGCAAGCCCACCGGGCGCACTCAACCAGAATACCTATTCGTGGACCGAGGCGACCAACTGCGCAAGCTGAGCTGCCATGTAGTTTACACCATCCCCCTGGGCTTGATTTTCTCCAACGACTTTAGCCGTCTCGTCAACCGCTTTGGTGTCAAGCCCAAGGTATTACCGATGGTGCCCGTACAGCAGAGACAGTTAGTCAAAAACCCTTCAGTTAACAACGACTTTGAACCAGGACTCAACCTCCTGCGTCAGATGGTACTCGCTCGCGCTTTTCCTGAAGTGGCACCGAGCGATCGTCTCCCCCTCATTCCCCTAGTGTTTGACGCCCCCGAAACCCTCGATCGTCTTTGCCGCATCAGCGGCGGTCACGTGCGCAACCTCCTCGGACTCCTCTATAGTTGTCTCCAGCAAGAAGACCCCCCGTTTTCTCGCCAAACTCTCGAAAACACCATCAAAGAATACCGGGATGATTTGGTCGCTGCCATCACCGAAGATGAATGGGAATTGCTATTTCAAGCCTTAGAGCAAAAAACAGTCCACGGTGATGAGGATTACCAAACCCTGCTGCGCAGTATGTTTTTGTTTGAATACCGCGATGACCAGGGCCGCTGGTACTGGATTAATCCCGCTTTGGCAGAAGCCGCCAGATTCCAATCTTGGCTGTCTTCCTAA
- a CDS encoding DUF1823 family protein, with the protein MTSELPPLNTETVWAIINDEIDDATVNRLVWHYLGYRYDPDQNLWDLSAVAPEWREKYPEPPDFIANRPPTVQLTRSIAPENKQLLKEKLGFPGYKVNELVPRLTRRATIANWLLAYIP; encoded by the coding sequence ATGACCTCAGAACTGCCTCCCCTAAATACTGAAACTGTGTGGGCGATTATCAATGATGAAATCGACGACGCCACTGTTAACCGTCTCGTTTGGCATTACCTGGGTTATCGTTACGACCCAGACCAAAACCTCTGGGACCTGAGTGCCGTTGCCCCAGAATGGCGCGAAAAATACCCCGAACCTCCCGATTTCATCGCCAACCGCCCCCCCACGGTGCAGCTCACCCGCTCCATTGCCCCGGAAAACAAACAGCTCCTCAAAGAAAAGCTCGGTTTTCCCGGCTACAAGGTAAACGAGCTAGTCCCCCGCCTCACCCGCCGCGCCACGATCGCCAATTGGCTCCTCGCCTACATCCCTTAA
- a CDS encoding AAA family ATPase has product MLYIGISYLQGEPGYEIGNYGTMFTQITLKNFSPHKLTTIRLDRVTLLIGNNNSGKTNFLAGINHFCHLVRRGRPQNKKPPVVIASKDWYP; this is encoded by the coding sequence GTGCTATATATAGGGATTAGTTATTTGCAGGGCGAGCCCGGTTATGAAATTGGGAATTATGGCACCATGTTTACACAAATTACTCTCAAAAACTTTAGCCCTCACAAATTAACAACTATCCGCCTAGACCGAGTGACTTTGTTAATCGGTAATAACAATTCGGGCAAGACAAATTTTCTGGCTGGCATCAACCACTTTTGTCATCTCGTCAGGCGGGGGCGTCCTCAAAACAAAAAACCACCGGTGGTGATAGCGTCTAAAGATTGGTATCCTTAA
- a CDS encoding TPM domain-containing protein encodes MQKLFNSKFLASLVTFCLALSIWASFPTAAGAYENPDLLPETQTPVIDLAKSLTDLQEQDLVTELEKFETETGWKLRVLTQYDRTPGRAVKQFWGLDDKSLLLVADPRGGNLLNFNVGDDLYPLLPRTFWVELQTRYGNQFFVRDNGEDQAIIQSLQSVENCLRQGGCRVVPGLPDEQWILTLITSALGGAVFGFAAQPRKPGQLFAWQWALIFSPLWGILFIAFGIGPVVSRTADWLPLLRNVLAFGMGALVAYLTPVLGRSSPSET; translated from the coding sequence ATGCAAAAACTGTTTAACAGCAAATTTCTCGCATCCCTAGTCACATTCTGCCTTGCCTTATCCATTTGGGCATCATTTCCCACCGCCGCCGGTGCCTACGAAAATCCCGATCTGCTGCCGGAAACCCAGACGCCAGTAATTGACTTGGCCAAATCCTTAACCGACCTTCAGGAACAGGACTTAGTAACCGAACTGGAGAAATTTGAGACCGAAACCGGTTGGAAATTGCGAGTTTTGACCCAGTACGATCGGACTCCCGGTCGCGCCGTCAAGCAATTTTGGGGTCTCGACGATAAAAGCCTCCTCCTCGTAGCCGACCCCCGTGGCGGCAACCTGCTCAATTTCAACGTGGGAGACGACCTCTATCCCCTGCTCCCCCGCACTTTCTGGGTAGAATTGCAAACCCGCTACGGAAATCAGTTCTTCGTCCGCGATAACGGCGAAGACCAAGCCATAATCCAATCCCTACAGTCCGTAGAAAACTGTTTGCGCCAAGGCGGTTGCCGCGTCGTCCCCGGACTGCCCGACGAGCAGTGGATTCTCACTTTAATCACATCCGCCTTGGGAGGAGCCGTATTTGGATTTGCCGCCCAACCCCGGAAACCCGGTCAGTTATTCGCTTGGCAATGGGCCTTAATTTTCTCACCTTTGTGGGGCATCCTGTTTATCGCTTTCGGCATCGGTCCGGTGGTATCTCGCACCGCCGATTGGTTGCCCCTGCTTCGGAACGTCCTGGCTTTCGGCATGGGCGCTCTGGTAGCTTACCTCACACCGGTCCTGGGGCGGTCTTCACCCTCGGAAACATAA
- a CDS encoding Uma2 family endonuclease, translating into MPTLDLGGAGGPGVAAVRTMGVCGGDGKQVIIEVLSESTESFERLRRPPVRGKKFQYYRTLPSLQDYILISSQEYLTTVPIPPSPPTAPPATPQ; encoded by the coding sequence ATGCCCACTTTGGATCTGGGTGGCGCTGGAGGTCCAGGGGTGGCGGCGGTTCGGACTATGGGTGTTTGCGGAGGGGATGGGAAGCAAGTAATTATTGAAGTTTTATCGGAATCAACAGAATCGTTCGAGAGGCTGCGCCGACCTCCGGTTCGGGGGAAAAAATTCCAGTATTATCGCACTCTTCCCAGTTTGCAGGATTATATCCTTATTAGTTCGCAGGAATACCTCACAACCGTGCCTATTCCCCCGTCACCGCCCACCGCTCCCCCTGCTACCCCCCAGTAG
- a CDS encoding GAF domain-containing protein, translating into MTETNLPNLGMNHEPQQLVKSTSSDNHCTDQLTQQKALAAVIARIRRPLDLETIFTTSAREVRWLLQADRVGVFRFYPELDWEGEFVSEDVLPPWDSVLTARVNDHCFGPQYAAYYQEGRVQAVADIYAAGLSPCHAEILAQFQVRANLVVPLRNGKYLWGLLCIHHCSAPRQWQPEEIEFALAIAEHLAVAIEHAELLQQTRYQLQQQKALAAVIASVRESLELESIFNTTVREMRLLLEADRLCVLRFRDQLDGAGEYLFEDVGEQWPTAKTVAVPSYCFGQEFMAKYRQGVVSATPDILTEGLSDTHLDLLARLQVRSHLVAPLVKGKDLWGLLCLHQCRSKRYWQEYEIEFVKQIAAHLGVALQQAEYLEQFQIQTREMAKVAEQERAAQMQKTVGAIADKIRKSLEIGDIFHTSTREIRELLAADRVAIYQFHPNWTGSFVAESFGEGWIPLVGNTPIIEDTFLQQTRGGRYVNHETLAIDDIYKAGHATCHIQLLEQFQAKAYVVVPIFQGEQLWGLLAAYQNSGPRHWEEDEVKMLAQIGAQLGVALLQAEYISQVQLQAGQLAKAAEREKAADRQKTLATTINKIRRSLDLVTIFRTTAVEVRELLQADRVVIYHFHPDWSGEFKFEAIAEGWNSLMQQQLEQPELRENISECSLKSLAAAAVPDTYLQETRGGRFTRGQRFRTCDDIYTAGFTQCYLRILEKLQARAYAISGIYQGDKLWGLLAVYQNSGPRQWQDEDVELLTQIADQLGVALQQAELLEQTRQQAAELAKTLKNLQQTQAQMIQSEKMASLGQLVAGVAHEINNPVNFIHGNIHHLSNYVMDLLEFVQLYRQFYPQPLPEMQEYAAEMDLDYIMADLPNTLASMKMGTERIRQLVLSLRTFSRLDEAEMKPVNLHDGLESTLLLLQHRFKGNPPDREITLVKEYGNLPSIQCHPAQLNQVFMNILTNAIDAVQNLENPTITITTELVAEIAVIKIADNGMGIPDPLLSRIFDPFFTTKEPGKGTGLGLSNSYQIVVETHRGQLRCFSQPNQGSTFVIEIPTARV; encoded by the coding sequence ATGACAGAAACCAATTTGCCAAATCTAGGAATGAACCATGAGCCACAACAATTAGTTAAATCAACCAGTAGTGACAACCATTGCACAGACCAACTGACCCAGCAAAAAGCCTTAGCAGCAGTGATTGCTAGGATTAGAAGACCCTTAGATTTGGAAACAATATTCACCACCAGCGCCCGGGAGGTGCGCTGGTTGTTGCAAGCCGATCGGGTGGGGGTATTTCGTTTCTATCCCGAACTAGATTGGGAAGGAGAATTCGTTTCTGAAGATGTATTGCCGCCGTGGGATTCCGTCCTCACAGCCAGAGTCAATGACCACTGCTTTGGCCCACAATATGCCGCTTACTATCAAGAAGGGAGAGTGCAAGCAGTGGCGGACATCTACGCCGCCGGTTTGAGCCCTTGTCACGCGGAAATTCTCGCCCAATTTCAAGTGAGAGCTAATTTAGTGGTGCCCCTGAGAAATGGGAAATATTTGTGGGGTTTGCTGTGCATTCATCACTGTAGCGCGCCTCGCCAGTGGCAACCAGAGGAAATCGAATTTGCTCTAGCCATTGCGGAACACTTGGCCGTAGCAATAGAACACGCAGAACTACTACAGCAAACCCGCTATCAACTACAGCAGCAAAAAGCACTGGCGGCGGTGATAGCTAGTGTGCGCGAGTCTTTGGAGTTAGAAAGCATCTTTAACACCACGGTTAGGGAAATGCGCCTGCTCCTGGAAGCCGATCGTCTCTGCGTCCTACGCTTTCGAGACCAGTTAGATGGTGCGGGAGAATACTTGTTTGAAGATGTGGGGGAACAGTGGCCAACGGCCAAAACCGTTGCGGTGCCATCTTATTGTTTTGGCCAGGAGTTTATGGCCAAATACCGCCAGGGAGTAGTCAGCGCTACCCCAGATATTTTAACCGAAGGTTTGAGCGATACCCATTTAGATTTACTCGCCAGATTGCAAGTCCGATCGCACCTAGTAGCACCCTTGGTGAAAGGAAAGGATTTATGGGGGTTGCTTTGCCTGCACCAGTGCCGCAGTAAGAGATATTGGCAAGAATACGAGATTGAATTTGTCAAGCAAATCGCGGCACATCTGGGGGTAGCGCTACAGCAAGCGGAATACTTAGAGCAATTTCAGATCCAAACCAGAGAAATGGCGAAGGTGGCAGAACAGGAAAGAGCTGCCCAAATGCAGAAAACCGTGGGGGCGATCGCGGACAAAATTCGCAAATCCCTGGAAATCGGGGACATATTCCACACCAGCACCAGGGAAATTCGGGAACTGCTCGCCGCCGATCGAGTAGCCATTTACCAATTTCACCCCAACTGGACCGGCTCGTTTGTAGCCGAATCTTTTGGTGAAGGTTGGATTCCCCTAGTGGGAAATACCCCCATCATCGAAGATACTTTTTTACAGCAAACCCGAGGGGGTAGGTATGTCAATCACGAAACCCTCGCCATAGACGATATCTACAAAGCGGGACACGCCACCTGTCATATTCAGCTACTAGAGCAATTTCAAGCTAAAGCATATGTGGTAGTGCCCATATTTCAGGGAGAGCAACTGTGGGGACTGCTGGCAGCGTATCAAAACTCCGGTCCGCGCCATTGGGAAGAAGACGAAGTGAAAATGCTCGCTCAAATTGGCGCTCAATTGGGAGTAGCGCTCCTGCAAGCGGAATATATTTCCCAAGTGCAGCTACAGGCGGGGCAACTTGCCAAAGCCGCTGAGCGGGAAAAAGCAGCCGATCGGCAGAAAACCCTCGCCACCACCATCAACAAAATTCGCCGCTCCCTCGACCTAGTAACCATTTTCCGCACTACCGCTGTAGAAGTCAGAGAACTGCTTCAAGCCGACAGAGTAGTGATTTACCACTTCCACCCGGACTGGAGCGGTGAATTTAAATTTGAAGCGATCGCCGAGGGGTGGAATTCCTTAATGCAGCAGCAGTTAGAACAGCCAGAATTGCGGGAAAACATCAGCGAATGCAGCCTCAAATCCCTTGCAGCCGCCGCCGTACCCGATACCTATCTCCAAGAAACCCGAGGCGGTCGGTTCACACGAGGGCAACGGTTCCGCACTTGTGACGATATTTATACTGCTGGGTTTACCCAGTGCTATTTGCGAATATTGGAAAAGCTGCAAGCCAGAGCATATGCTATTTCTGGAATTTATCAAGGTGACAAACTCTGGGGCTTGCTCGCAGTTTATCAAAATTCCGGTCCGCGCCAATGGCAAGATGAAGATGTGGAACTCCTCACCCAAATTGCCGACCAATTGGGGGTAGCTTTGCAGCAAGCGGAACTCTTAGAGCAAACCCGCCAGCAAGCAGCGGAATTGGCCAAAACTCTGAAAAATCTCCAGCAAACTCAAGCCCAGATGATTCAGAGTGAAAAAATGGCCAGTTTGGGGCAATTGGTGGCGGGAGTAGCTCACGAAATCAACAATCCCGTTAACTTTATTCACGGGAATATTCATCACTTGAGTAATTATGTGATGGATTTGCTGGAATTCGTGCAACTCTACCGCCAATTCTATCCGCAACCGTTACCGGAGATGCAAGAGTACGCAGCGGAGATGGATTTAGACTATATTATGGCAGATTTGCCCAATACTTTGGCTTCTATGAAGATGGGCACAGAGCGCATCCGTCAATTAGTGCTATCCCTACGCACTTTCTCCCGTCTAGATGAAGCCGAGATGAAGCCGGTAAATTTACATGATGGGCTGGAAAGCACTTTGTTACTTCTCCAACATCGCTTTAAAGGTAATCCGCCAGATCGAGAAATAACCCTGGTAAAAGAATACGGTAATTTACCGAGCATCCAATGTCATCCAGCCCAACTCAATCAGGTGTTTATGAATATTTTAACAAATGCCATTGATGCGGTGCAAAATTTAGAGAATCCCACCATTACAATTACTACGGAACTGGTGGCAGAGATAGCAGTAATTAAAATTGCTGATAACGGGATGGGCATTCCTGACCCATTGCTAAGTCGAATTTTTGACCCATTCTTTACTACAAAAGAACCTGGTAAAGGTACAGGGTTAGGGCTATCAAATAGCTATCAAATTGTAGTAGAAACACATCGCGGACAGCTCCGCTGCTTTTCTCAACCAAATCAAGGCAGCACATTTGTGATAGAAATCCCTACAGCCAGAGTTTAG
- the ftsZ gene encoding cell division protein FtsZ, with translation MTLNSTLELGNHSPEDKGQTGFPLPPADNSNAFNNAGIFGEQKSERNPKTGDSRSNEIVPSSVARIKVIGVGGGGCNAVNRMIASEVSGIEFWGINTDAQALTQAKAPKRLQIGQKLTRGLGAGGNPAIGQKAAEESRDEVAAALDGSDLVFITAGMGGGTGTGAAPIVAEAAKEVGALTVGVVTRPFNFEGRRRMNQAEEGISALQSRVDTLIIIPNDKLLAVISPETPVQEAFRVADDILRQGVQGISDIITIPGLVNVDFADVRAVMADAGSALMGIGQGSGKSRAIEAATQAISSPLLESASIDGAKGVVFNITGGTDLTLHEVNAAAEIIYSAVDPNANIIFGAVIDDKMQGEIRITVIATGFSAEPQTVVPRERMAAPPARTAFRPAPPPQAQPPVTPPAEQQPKPRLNPPGLDIPDFLQRRRPPR, from the coding sequence ATGACACTTAATAGTACACTAGAGCTTGGCAATCACAGCCCCGAAGATAAAGGACAAACCGGTTTTCCGTTGCCACCGGCGGACAATTCCAATGCCTTTAACAATGCCGGGATTTTTGGAGAACAAAAATCGGAACGCAACCCCAAAACGGGAGACTCCAGGAGTAATGAAATTGTGCCGAGTAGCGTAGCCAGAATTAAAGTCATTGGTGTTGGTGGCGGTGGGTGCAACGCCGTCAACCGCATGATCGCCAGTGAAGTGTCAGGGATAGAATTTTGGGGCATCAATACTGATGCCCAAGCCTTAACTCAAGCTAAAGCACCCAAACGTCTGCAAATAGGACAAAAACTGACCCGGGGTCTCGGGGCGGGTGGCAATCCGGCGATCGGCCAAAAAGCCGCCGAAGAATCTCGCGATGAAGTAGCCGCCGCTTTGGACGGCTCCGACCTGGTATTTATCACCGCTGGTATGGGTGGCGGGACCGGCACTGGCGCCGCGCCCATTGTGGCCGAAGCAGCCAAAGAAGTAGGCGCCCTCACCGTCGGTGTAGTGACGCGGCCCTTTAATTTTGAGGGCAGGCGGCGGATGAATCAGGCAGAAGAAGGTATCTCCGCTTTGCAAAGTCGGGTTGACACTCTGATTATCATCCCCAACGATAAGCTACTGGCGGTAATTTCCCCAGAAACCCCAGTCCAAGAGGCTTTCCGGGTGGCAGATGATATCCTGCGCCAAGGTGTCCAGGGGATTTCTGACATCATCACGATTCCCGGACTGGTAAACGTTGACTTTGCCGATGTCCGCGCTGTCATGGCTGATGCCGGGTCCGCTTTGATGGGTATCGGTCAGGGTTCGGGCAAGTCCCGCGCTATTGAAGCAGCCACTCAGGCGATTTCTTCTCCCCTGCTGGAATCAGCTTCTATTGATGGGGCGAAAGGGGTAGTGTTTAACATCACTGGCGGCACGGATTTAACTTTGCACGAGGTGAACGCAGCGGCAGAAATTATCTACTCAGCGGTGGACCCGAACGCTAACATCATCTTCGGGGCGGTAATTGATGACAAAATGCAGGGGGAAATCAGAATCACGGTGATTGCTACTGGGTTTAGTGCCGAGCCTCAAACTGTGGTGCCACGAGAACGGATGGCGGCACCCCCGGCGAGGACTGCTTTTAGACCAGCCCCCCCACCCCAAGCCCAACCACCAGTTACTCCTCCTGCGGAACAACAGCCTAAACCTCGGTTAAATCCACCAGGTCTGGATATCCCTGATTTTCTGCAGCGGCGGCGTCCCCCGCGATAG
- a CDS encoding phasin family protein, producing the protein MPGFGDIVQKAFYLGVGLASYAGEKAGGTLSEVQKQAQRLAAELVEKGEMTTEEARKFVEDMMKQGQNLADAKGDSGDNTAASGTGEPRRIEIIDEEAPEGQQPDDGVNNLRQQVKDLEEELRRLQKE; encoded by the coding sequence ATGCCCGGTTTTGGAGACATCGTACAGAAGGCGTTTTATCTTGGAGTCGGCTTAGCCTCATACGCGGGGGAGAAAGCTGGCGGCACCCTCTCGGAAGTGCAAAAGCAAGCCCAGAGGCTGGCGGCGGAATTGGTAGAAAAGGGGGAAATGACCACGGAAGAAGCCCGCAAATTTGTAGAAGATATGATGAAGCAGGGGCAAAATCTCGCTGATGCCAAAGGTGATAGTGGTGATAATACTGCGGCATCAGGTACTGGAGAACCGCGTCGGATTGAGATTATCGATGAAGAAGCGCCAGAGGGTCAGCAACCCGATGATGGGGTGAATAACCTCCGTCAGCAGGTGAAAGACTTAGAAGAGGAATTGCGGCGCCTCCAGAAAGAATAA
- a CDS encoding DUF29 family protein has protein sequence MEELLTLKERLLCGDISGALVIVEELEEMSRDDKINNIRSYAVILLLHLIKRKAENRTTRSWDVSIRNSVREIQEKNKRRKAGGYYLTSEDLLDTLEIAYPMAIDRASLEVAEGIYDPDTLETLVNREEIIAQALALIAPGT, from the coding sequence ATGGAAGAATTGCTAACCCTCAAAGAACGACTTTTGTGTGGAGACATTTCCGGAGCATTAGTCATCGTAGAAGAACTAGAAGAAATGAGCCGTGATGACAAAATTAATAACATTAGAAGTTATGCGGTTATCCTGCTATTACACTTAATCAAACGAAAAGCCGAAAATCGCACAACTCGCTCGTGGGATGTCTCAATTCGCAACAGCGTTCGGGAAATTCAGGAGAAAAACAAGCGCCGGAAAGCAGGTGGCTATTATCTGACATCAGAAGATTTGCTCGACACTCTAGAAATAGCCTATCCAATGGCAATCGATCGCGCCTCCTTAGAAGTAGCCGAAGGAATTTACGATCCTGATACGTTAGAAACCCTAGTCAACCGGGAAGAAATTATTGCGCAAGCACTGGCATTAATTGCCCCAGGAACCTAA